The sequence below is a genomic window from Hydractinia symbiolongicarpus strain clone_291-10 chromosome 10, HSymV2.1, whole genome shotgun sequence.
GTAaatgagaattctaaagttcagccaaaatgaataaaaaatgtaaatgttaatatgaagttaaatttctgcctagctactttcagtcaggcacctagaatgacacgaccatttgaaaattatgtagccGTATTTGCACCTTAGAGGACCAACGAAGTGCTATGGTCAGGTGGGTAAATCATTGACCAATTTCCAAGTttcccctagctacaagttttgcaacccagtgcttgctagCCAACCAATTCAGTAAAATATACATAACTAAATTGCTTGCATTTCTTCAagcagcctaaataacatggttgtatatttatacatttagaaaacaatcaagggcaatatgcTTGTAGTTTGTGTGTTTCGTATGagaggaatcaaaacaaactcacCGCACGTATCTGTTACGTAAAACGCCGAGCTCAAGggtatatataaaactttggttaattgagacaaatctcattaaatattacacacagaaaaACTGTGTATTTAagggtcacgtgacgaggcctcctccagggccatattcgtatcgccgtcccagggtcagaaaagatacaagatgccctggggacgaggttgggttttactgacagtttaactgactttgttttgaccgctcgcacgtgTATACCAATTAAAACAcctgattctttgaaaaaccaatccaagactttcgcggactagacatgccaacgaagaaacatgatggccattttagtttttaaaaagtaatggtggtcagtgtTGTTTCTAAGTCTGTTTCCCCTTTTGTCTTCTAttagctttttatatttgtaatttttgtttttttatgttctaaaatgtgaagataaatatattgtcacgttttttagctacgtacagatcttaaacgcacaagttttaggatttttggctagaaacgaatattttgaaggctagctagctaatagccttactttttgctaattttgtttggtataagaggtttttctccaacccaacatttatttttatgtcgaggatgtagccatttagctagctaatatatttacctaaaaattgagagtataaaaattcaATTTGGCTATCAATATGgcaatattctcagcaataaatcttatgctaaatgcagtttagctaggtagctacatctataattattttccttaaaactttttttgcaaataaaatggctaagcaattgctttagctggaggggtaacgacaggctgtttcctgtgttttcatttaaatcgaagttgtgataaagtttttttggaaaagggtactgttcaagtctgtttaactgtactaagcggttagctcAATGTTAACAATAGactgttttttggaaaaggctgctACGCCTATAAtggtgtgtgcgcttcacttgatttacgacatactgcatacctgtactaaagcgctccacctgactgtgtcgcacagtttgcagttctttttaagcgctccttagggcgttcaaaaacagttacttgtggctcatcccggctcgtctatataataatacgccagttctgtctgtcacttttgcaaagtcgaTTATATTTTACCGGTTGGTTACCTCATAAAAGGAGCTAAAAAAATGGCCGCCCTTTCTTTCATATCATATTTACAAAGTTTTTGAAGAGGAGGTCTCGAAAGGCTGTTTACTTTAAATATCACCTCCTTCTGGGGAAAAGGATGTATTAAAAGCtggttgtatttctttttttttcaatttcgcgatttttttgtatttcgtgCCTCACTGTTTCTAAGCTCTACTATAAGAATACATTTTTATCGTTACTACTCAGCAGACAGCAGCAAGATTGTATtatttcctctttaaattaacgGGTTAGCGAGAACAGACAGAATTGAAAAACAGCTTCTACTCAGACCAACATTCATCTGAAGGGTTCTTCTATGCCTATGATATGCTGGCGGGCGGCAGACTTTGGTAAAAAGTTGCACACAGAAGGAACAACGATTTAAAGTATACAAGCATTTATCATCATATATATTTACACATatctcagaaaaaaatgttacaattttATTCATACGCTGAGACAGGTTTGCAATATTCAGATTCTTCAACGATTTGGTCAAAGTGATAATAATCGCGGTGTCGACGTAGAATTTCTGGTGCTACAACATTCATATTTGCTGGTGTTATACCAAGATCTTCGAACGTGTACGCATCGTCATTTACCTCCTCActtaaaaattgctaaaaaagcGGAAAATAAATACTTCTTACAAAAATCTTAACCTAGCCGAGCTGAAAAAGAAGGGATTTCGCTCACTCCTTCATCTTTTTTTTGCTAAAGGCTATCTAAGCTAAACGGAATATTTCGAGCATGACGATTTTGAGCATTTTTATCAATTGTCAGAAATTTCCGCCGTTAAAAAATAGAATTGATTTTTACTTCCGAACGGTGGAAACTTTCGCCAATCAATCAGAATCATGGATCATCTCGCTCTGCGCGTATATTGCGCCTAGTGATGAGCCTTTACATTTAAATTGTTTGAATTCTTAACTGTGGTAGACTCAAAAATGAAAGGTTGTTTTTTCGTGGTGATCAACTAAAATGATAAATCTTAATTGAATTGAAATCTCAATTGTAGCTCTTGCTATCTCTAAAATTATAGCAGCATTTGTTTGTTTGCCCTTACCGACACATAAAATAGATACTATGATATTTTTATCGACTTTACTGAATTCCCGTGGATTATTCTAGATCGAAAGGCTAGTAAAAATTTAACATACGACATTGACCGAAAGGAAGGGTATTGTATACAGCGTGTCAGGGCAAGGGATCACTAAGAAAAAGAGAGTGGTCGTGAAGCACTACAATCAACACACAATAAGTCAACACCAGTCCTTTAGCAAATTAAAATCTCGAGTAACCTAAACAAAACGTACTCTGACAACCATATCGCGAGTTAACTTTGgactaaaaaaagtcatttcaccGGCCCAACCAGCCAaactaaaataaagaaataaatatagATTGGTATTTGTAAGGTTGATAAGCTATAAGCTGTTGCGAAACTATGCTTAGCATAGTAATTTCCATGTGTAGATAATTTGGTCATGATAATTTGGTCTTAGAAATCTTTGTCTAAATCCGCGAAAATGATTGTAGTTTTGTTTTACTTTCCGTCGACTAATTCATTACAATGCCAAACTTCGATAAGCAATCACCGAAACGTATTCACTCAATTCCAACCGTTTTCACCACTTACAAAATATTAAACACACgcaaaaactttaaaaggaAGTCATTTATAAACCAACCTAAACGCTTGCTCGGGTACTGGAATAACTCGCAACGGTTTTCTGATCATACGGAAGATATAGCTTAGTATATCATGGAGATAATACTCTTCAGGTCTAAAATATATAAGATTTTACAAATAGAATAATTTCTattaaaaactgaatttgttAGAGTTAACTAAAATTCAACTTAATCGGGGTGCTCGATAACTAAAAGGTTAAGTGATTTCAAGACGAACGTGCTTGGAGTATGAGAACAGAACATAATTTAAGGGCTTTTTGTATGTCCTTATCCATTGGTATCAATTTAGGGGTCGTATTTAAAGGCAAAACACGAGATTTATCGACCTCAGATCGTTAATAGGATGTTACGAGCGGACAATTCTAGTAATAACATTGAAAAAGTTATCAAAAGAAACCTACTTAAAAGAGATAAGAATTTGAAGTAACAAGATGTTCCAGTCATACAGTATTTTAATTAACCGGAGCTTATATAAGAAGTTTTAAAGGCTGAATACATATGCTAATATTTTTACTAAACCCAAGCTTAAATTTGCTAATAAGTCTTAACCTGATAACAAAACAAGTCTTTTACACGAAAATAAACCGAATGAGTAATGGAGCCGCATGTTAAAGCTTCGTACAAATGCGGCTTTATTTTGGGTTTATGTATCTTGAAAACCGTATGGCCTACCCATAGAGTTCATATGTTTTTCCTTTAGTTGTCCAATCTCCAGTTGCTTTCACAACGCCTCGAGCCACATCACTCACCTAAGCACAGAAAGTCATCACCGATAATGTACTAATGCTTTATTGAGAGAAAACAATGCAAAAGAAATTTACGCGCGAGTTTAAAGAAACTTTCATACGcatggagaaaaaaaaatttaactagaTAAAAATTAAAGTCAAGGTTATTCGGAAATAtagaaacaaaaacataaaatccCTGACTGGCTATTTTTCACAGAATGGGATTTTGCAAAAAACTGCACGGATTACTTTCgcaaatcaaatttaaaattatcgCGAGATTTATTTTTgggaaaaaggttaaaaatttcACTTTGATTTCAATGTAGGGAAACAGGCGAAAAAGTGATAAAAGCGTACAAAAACAGGTCTTCTAGTTGTCTGCCAGCCACCTTTCACTAGCGGAACACCGAGTGGAAGCTTTCTCAAATCTAAACAATAAACAGGCTATACAtataggaattaaaaaaaaaaaaaattggcaggAAAAAGAGGGACTTACATGCGTATTTGTTAAAGTATCGATCTTCGTGCCCGTAAAATTCAGCTGGTCGCATGATAGTGGCATCATGAAACTGCTCAGCTACCTTTCTTTCACTTCGCGCCTGAagttaaaatgtgaaaataaatgaCGGGTTtattacttaaatataaacggaatgcattttaataaaaaaaactctcCATGGCGGTGTGTACTGTGctaaaaattcttgaaaataaGTCCCTTAAAAAGTAACGTCTGCCTAACAGCGAAAATAAATCCtcgctaaaatattttttaccgcCAACCACCAAAAGAAAATGTTGAAGGTACATCCTACTTTGTTTTGATGCGATGTTTTAGGTAGAATATTTGTGAAAGGGGTTAAACATGTCAAATCAATCCACCTCGAGTTctgctttaaatttaaaaccagaTAAACAATCGCGGGCTCCAGCCGCAATAATTTTCCTTCATAAagtataattattaaaaaaaaaatgtcaaacattTCAATACTCTAATTACAAGCTTACTGCAACACTTCTGCTAATTCAACAAGCATATCACATAAACAAGGTCAAACCTTCGCTTGTAGAAATGTTGAAGGTGAGCTCCCTTTAGCATTCAGTGCAGACATATGAATAAGTTGTTTCACTTCGCTCTCTGCTGCAGCATTCGCAATTCTTTCCGCTCCATATACTAAACATTCTTCCATAgagaaatttcttaaaaaaataaagagacacatgcttttaaaaattataatataaaaGAATTATTCTCGTGTGAATATAATACTAAATGCTAATACGATGTTAATCAACCTCTTTATTTGTACTAATCTTCACGCGTATTAGCCGAAAGTCCACTTTTATCTTTTAGCAAGTCGGTTCAAGGCGCACGCACTGAAGTGCTCAATATTGCGCGATATTAAAGAGCATTTTTGCACGCGCTGACCGTTTCgtaatttaaaat
It includes:
- the LOC130612442 gene encoding NADH dehydrogenase [ubiquinone] 1 alpha subcomplex subunit 9, mitochondrial-like isoform X1 translates to MLSFKSILKKSQVLKGQLPVINKLCTFQQKQASSADHLAKYGQGGRNSFNGIVATVFGATGYLGRYVVNRLARSGAQVIVAYRGVEDDFRHLRVMGEIGQINFLHFDLKDYESILKAMSHSNTVINLISRNYSTRNFSMEECLVYGAERIANAAAESEVKQLIHMSALNAKGSSPSTFLQAKARSERKVAEQFHDATIMRPAEFYGHEDRYFNKYAYLRKLPLGVPLVKGGWQTTRRPVFVSDVARGVVKATGDWTTKGKTYELYGPEEYYLHDILSYIFRMIRKPLRVIPVPEQAFSLAGWAGEMTFFSPKLTRDMVVRQFLSEEVNDDAYTFEDLGITPANMNVVAPEILRRHRDYYHFDQIVEESEYCKPVSAYE